The following proteins are encoded in a genomic region of Canis lupus familiaris isolate Mischka breed German Shepherd chromosome 6, alternate assembly UU_Cfam_GSD_1.0, whole genome shotgun sequence:
- the NMRAL1 gene encoding nmrA-like family domain-containing protein 1 isoform X1: protein MADEKLVVVVFGATGAQGGSVARTLLEDGTFRVRVVTRNPGQKAAKELRLQGAEVVQGDQDDEASMELALTGAHAAFIVTNYWENCSQEQEVKQGKLLANVAKRLGLHYVVYSGLENIKKLTAGRLAAGHFDGKGEVEQYFRDIGVPMTSVRLSCYFENLLSYFLPKKAPDGKSYLLSLPMGDVPMDGISVTDLGPVVLSLLKMPEEYVGRNIGLSTCKHTAEEYAALLSKHTGKAVCDAKTTPEDYEKQGFPGARDLANMFRFYALKPDRDIELTLRLNPKARTLDQWLEQHKGDFAGL from the exons ATGGCAGACGAGaagctggtggtggtggtgttcgGGGCCACAG GTGCTCAGGGAGGCTCCGTGGCCCGGACGCTCCTGGAAGATGGGACGTTTAGAGTTCGAGTGGTGACGCGGAaccctggacagaaggcagcAAAGGAGCTGAGGCTGCAGGGTGCAGAAGTGGTACAGGGAGACCAGGATGATGAGGCCAGCATGGAGCTGGCCCTGACTGGGGCGCATGCCGCCTTCATTGTGACCAACTACTGGGAGAACTGCAGCCAGGAGCAGGAGGTCAAGCAG GGAAAGCTGCTGGCCAACGTGGCCAAGCGCCTGGGCCTTCACTATGTGGTCTACAGTGGCCTGGAGAACATCAAGAAGCTGACGGCCGGGAGACTGGCAGCAGGCCACTTTGATGGCAAAGGGGAGGTGGAGCAGTATTTCCGGGACATTGGAGTTCCCATGACCAGCGTGCGGCTGTCCTGCTATTTTGAGAACCTCCTCTCCTACTTCTTGCCCAAGAAAGCCCCCGATGGAAAGAGCTACTTGCTGA gCTTGCCCATGGGTGATGTGCCCATGGACGGCATATCTGTGACCGACCTGGGCCCCGTGGTGCTCAGCCTGCTGAAGATGCCAGAAGAATATGTCGGCCGGAACATTGGGCTCAGTACCTGCAAGCACACAGCAGAAGAGTATGCCGCTCTGCTCTCCAAGCACACCGGGAAGGCCGTGTGTGATGCCAAG ACGACCCCGGAGGACTACGAGAAGCAGGGCTTCCCAGGTGCCCGTGACCTGGCCAACATGTTCCGTTTCTATGCCCTGAAGCCTGACCGTGACATCGAACTGACCCTGAGGCTCAACCCCAAGGCCAGGACACTGGACCAGTGGCTGGAGCAGCACAAAGGGGACTTTGCTGGACTCTGA
- the NMRAL1 gene encoding nmrA-like family domain-containing protein 1 isoform X2, whose translation MADEKLVVVVFGATGAQGGSVARTLLEDGTFRVRVVTRNPGQKAAKELRLQGAEVVQGDQDDEASMELALTGAHAAFIVTNYWENCSQEQEVKQGKLLANVAKRLGLHYVVYSGLENIKKLTAGRLAAGHFDGKGEVEQYFRDIGVPMTSVRLSCYFENLLSYFLPKKAPDGKSYLLSLPMGDVPMDGISVTDLGPVVLSLLKMPEEYVGRNIGLSTCKHTAEEYAALLSKHTGKAVCDAKTPLCF comes from the exons ATGGCAGACGAGaagctggtggtggtggtgttcgGGGCCACAG GTGCTCAGGGAGGCTCCGTGGCCCGGACGCTCCTGGAAGATGGGACGTTTAGAGTTCGAGTGGTGACGCGGAaccctggacagaaggcagcAAAGGAGCTGAGGCTGCAGGGTGCAGAAGTGGTACAGGGAGACCAGGATGATGAGGCCAGCATGGAGCTGGCCCTGACTGGGGCGCATGCCGCCTTCATTGTGACCAACTACTGGGAGAACTGCAGCCAGGAGCAGGAGGTCAAGCAG GGAAAGCTGCTGGCCAACGTGGCCAAGCGCCTGGGCCTTCACTATGTGGTCTACAGTGGCCTGGAGAACATCAAGAAGCTGACGGCCGGGAGACTGGCAGCAGGCCACTTTGATGGCAAAGGGGAGGTGGAGCAGTATTTCCGGGACATTGGAGTTCCCATGACCAGCGTGCGGCTGTCCTGCTATTTTGAGAACCTCCTCTCCTACTTCTTGCCCAAGAAAGCCCCCGATGGAAAGAGCTACTTGCTGA gCTTGCCCATGGGTGATGTGCCCATGGACGGCATATCTGTGACCGACCTGGGCCCCGTGGTGCTCAGCCTGCTGAAGATGCCAGAAGAATATGTCGGCCGGAACATTGGGCTCAGTACCTGCAAGCACACAGCAGAAGAGTATGCCGCTCTGCTCTCCAAGCACACCGGGAAGGCCGTGTGTGATGCCAAG ACTCCTCTCTGTTTCTAG